The genomic stretch GCTTCCAGCTCCCGGGTGATGTGGCTCACCTGCTCGGACAGCCGCTCCGACTGGCGCCGCTGGTGCTCCTCGGCGATCTTCCGCTCGGTGATGTTGCGCACGATGCTGGTGACTTCGTCCACGCCGCTGTGGACAAGGCGCGCTTCGAAGTACAGCAGCCCCTCGGCCGTCTCCATGGGGTATTCGTAGATCTCCAGGGGGCTGCCCTGGAGCAACTGCGCGATCGCCAGCCGGGTGGGCTCGAAGATGTTCTTCAGCGCCGGCAGCTCGTAGACCTTGTGGCCAATGAACTCGTCGGGAGGCAGCGCCGCCGAGACGTTGGTGGCGGGCTTGAAGTCCATGAGCGTCCCATCCGCCTTCATCCGGAAGATCATGTCCGGGATGGCGCGGATGAAGGCCCGCAGGCGCTCCTCGGCCTGCTTGCGCGAGGTGATGTTCGAGTTGGTGCCCACCACCCGCAGCGGCTGCCCATCGCTGGTGTAGGACACGGCCTTGCCGCGGCTCAGCACCCAGATCTCCCGCCCGTCGCGGTGCCGCATCCGGTGCTCGAACTCGTACATGGGGGTGCGGCCCGTCAGGTGCTCGGCCATCCGCCGCTCGGCCTCGGCCAGATCCTCGGGGTGGCAGAGGTGCTCCCGCCAGTGGCGGTAGGTGGTCTCCCCTGAGCCGTCGTCCCCGACGCCCAGCATGCTCATCCACCGAGGGCTGACCGTGAGGTGGCCCGTGGTGAGATCCAGATCCCACAGCCCATCCTCGGTGCTCTCCAGCGCCAGCCGGAGCCGCTCCTCGCTCCGGGCCAGCTGCTGCTCCAGGTGCCGGCGTGCGCTGACGTCGTTCTCGATGGAGACGAACTGGACGAGCCGCCCATGCTCATCGCGCACCGGCTGGATGTCCGCATGGTTCCAGTAAGGCTGGCCGTCCTTGCGGTAGTTGAGCATCTCGGCGGTGCTGCCCTCGCCGCGCAGGAGGGCCTGACGGATGGCCCCGGTGACGGCGGGATCCGTGTCCGGTCCGTACAGCAGCTCCCCGGGCTCGCGGTTCACCGCATCTTCCAGCGTGTAGCCCGTGATGCGGGTGAACCCTTCGTTCACCCACTCGATGACCCCGGCGGCATTGGTGATGATGACGGCGTTGTGGGTGCGGGCGGCCACCAGGGCCAGCTTCTTCACCTGTTGCTGCTGCACTTGGAGCGCCTGCTCGGACCGGCGGTGGTGCTCGTCGTTGCGCCAGGCGTGCAGCAGGGTGCCGCAGGTGGTGAGCAGGGGCTGAAGGAACTCGATGATCTCGGCGTCATACCCGCCGGGCCTGTTGGCGAGGACCACCCGGCCCACGGGCTTGTCGGCCACGGCGAAGGGCAACACGAGAAAATGGCTCAGCGCTGGGATGCTGGAGGCGGGGTTGCCCTCCACGAGAATCCGGGTGGGCGCCTCCAGCCACCGGGGCTCGTCCGCAGTGAGCACGGCCTCGAACAGGGCGCTGGCCGAGGCGGGACTGTCTGGCGTGGGCGGGTGAGACACCCGGTACCCATGCAATGCCCCGGTCCAGTCCAGGGGGAAGATGGCGTGGGGCCGCAGGGAAGAGGCGTTTCCGGGGGAAGAGACCACCTCGCTGATGAACCCCAGTTCGCTCTGCGTGAGCTCGAGCGCGAGGGCCAGCAGGCGCTGCAAGAGGGCGCGGTGCTCCCCCCAGACGATGAACTCGGCATGGGCCTGGGTGAGCGCCTGGAGCATGTGCTGGGTGGCCGCCAGCTTCTCCGCCAGACGCGGCTTCGCCTTGCGCGGCGGGGTTCGGCGGGGAGAGGGAGCCGCCTTCGGCGCGGGCGATGTCTTGCGCTGCAACGGTTTTTTTTGGCGCACGCTGTGCTGGGGAGTGTATCGCAACTGGGAGGATTGTTCGGCCGCTATCCTCCGTGCTGCTGGAGCGCTCCCGAGGGAACGGTCTGGACGCCCGGGGGGGGCTGCCGGGCCAGGGCCACGAGGGCGCGCGCCACGGTCCGCCCCTCGATCGGACGTGAGGCAAAGGGCCGCAGGAGGGGGCCCAGCAGGTGGGCCACCACGGTGGCCACTTTCTCCCCGGGACGGTGCTCGCCGCGCTCGCCGAGCAGCAGGGAGGGGTGGGCGATGATCAACGAATCGAAGCCCTGCGCCTCGAGGGCCTCTTCCACCTCGCCCTTCACCCGGTTGTAGAAGAAGCGGGAGCGGGGGTTGGCCCCCATGGCCGTCACCACCGCGAACCGCCGGACTCCGGCCTTCCGGGCGGCCTGCGCGAAGTTCAGCACGGCGTCGTAATCCACCGCGCGGAACGCCTCCTGGCTGCCAGCCTTCTTGAGGGTTGTTCCCAGGCAGCAGAAGGCGTCATCGGCGGCGGGGAGCGGCGTCCCGTCCAGGCGGCCGAAGTCCACGGTCTGCTGGATGAGCTGGGGATGCTGCCGGGGCAGGGGGCGGCGCCCCAGGGAGTACACCTGTTGATACAGGGGGTTCTCCAGCAACACATTCAGGAGGTGGCCTCCGACGAGGCCGCTGGCCCCAGCGATCAGGGCGGTGCGCGTGTCCATGGCGGGATGCTCAGCACACTCCCGCAGGGGAGGGAAGCGCGGCCTGAAACAGGCGGAAGACAGTGTCCGCCCGTAACATGGGCGGCGGTATGTCTGCCATCTTCCAGCTCACGCTGTCCCGCCCGTGGCCCTGGGCCATTCTGGGGCGTGGCTGCCGTGTCCTCTTTCCCTTCACCACGGATGGCCAGGGCCGCACCCAGGCCGTGCGTCCCCCCTCCGCGGCGGTGGGCCAGTACCTGGCGCTTCAGGCGGGCCGGGGGTGGGATGTCGAGGGGGCGGCCTTCATGGAGCGCCGGATGGGCCTGTATGTGCCCAGTGACGATGGGCTCCCGGACGGTGCCATCTTCGCGGTGGCGCGGCTGTCCCAGGTGTCCACCGTCTGCAACGACTCGCGCGCCTTTGGCCGGCCGCCCGAGCCCTGGTGGCGCGGCTCCATCGCCTGGTGGCTGGAGGAGGTGCTCGCCGTGGAGCCCCTGGAGTGCCCGGAGGTGTCCTTCCTCACCCCGGTCTCCCAGGACTTCCTTCCCGAGCTGAGGGAGCGCTTCTCCCTGGCGCGAGACGGCCTCTGGCGGCCCACCCAGGCCCGGAAGCGGGACTCAGGGGGGGCCGTGGCCTCCAGCAGCACCTCGGGGCAGTTCGGCCTCGGCCTCTAGCCTCCTGGCGCGCAGGAGGCGGCCGGAAGACGGCTCAGGGCTCCACGCGGATGCCGTCCACCCAGGCCTTGGCGCGGCTGACGGTGGAACTCAGGTCTTTCGCGGACACGATGAACTTCAGCGTGACGGTCTTGTTCGCGTATGCGGACAGGTCCAGGTTGGCCCGCTGGGTCCAGGCGGATTCGGTGACGGTGCCCAGGCCCTTGGTGACGGAGTCCACCACCGTGTCGGTGCCATCGTTGACGACAACCTGGAAGCTCACCGACGCGGAGGTATTGGCGCCCGAGAGGTCCAGCTTGCGCCAGTAGGTGAGACGCGAGCTGGACGTGAGCTTCACGGTGACGCTGGCGGTCCGCGTGACGGTGTTGAAGGCCGGCACGGCCGAGCCGGCCAGGGACTTGCTGGAGGACGTGCCGGTCTGGTCACTCGAATCCAGGGCCCACTCGCCCAGGTTCCAGCCCGGGTTGTCGGGGCCGTTCTGGGAGAAGGTCTCCGAGAAGCGCTCGGCCGCCGCGTTCACCGTCACGCTCACGGAGGCGGACTGGGCGCTGTTGCCGGCGGCATCGAAGGCCCGGGCGCCCACCGTATGGGTTCCCGCGCTGACGGCGGCGGTGTTCCAGGTGAGGGTGTACGTGCTGCCCGACGGCGTGCCCTGTCCCACGACGGTGCCATCGACGAGGAAGTCCACGCGGCTCACGCCGATGTTGTCCGACGCGGTGGCGGTGAGGTTGACGGAGCCGAAGAGGGTGGCCCCGGAGGAGGGCGAAGTGAGGGCCACGGTGGGGGCGGTGGTGTCCGAGACGCCGCCGGACACGGTGACAGAGACGGTGCTGGAGGCCGTGCTGTTACCGGCGGCATCGAAAGCCCGGGCCACGATGGCGTGCGTGCCATTGGCCGCCGCGGCGCTGTTCCAGGTGGCCTCGTAAGGCAGCGTGGTGTCGGTGCCCACGGGCGCGCCGTCGACGAAGAACTGCACCTGGGTGACCCCCACGTTGTCCGTGGCGCTGGCGGTGAGGCGCACCGTGCCGCTGACATTGGCCCCGGGGGCCGGCGAGGTGAGGCTCACGGTGGGTGCGACGGTGTCGGAGTTGGTGTTGTCGAGCCCGAAGAAGCGCGCCACGTACCAGGTGGAGCAGATGTTCGTGTCCAGCACGTAGGCGCCCGCGGTGCCGCAGGCGGCGGTGGTCCCGGGGAACTTCACCGCCGGGTCGATGGCGGTGCCGTGGCCCATGCCGGTGAGATCGTACGTCTCCACCAGGGCCGTGCCCGCGCTGTCCTTGTAGACCTTGTGGGGGTAGCCCTCCACGGTGTCACTGACGTCCGGCGTCTGGTCGATGCCGTGCACCGCCGTCCACTGCTCCATGCCCTCGTTCTGGTTGCTGTTCTTCACGGTGTAGTCGGACGTGCCGTGCCAGAAGGACATCTTGGGGTAGGGGCCGCTGTAGCCCGAGTAGGCGCCGCGCACGAGGCTTGCCCACTGCGCGGGCGTCTTGTCCGAGCCTGGGCTCATGCACGAGAAGCCGCTGGTCATGCTGGTGGCACACTTGTAGGGGATGCCCGCCATCACCGCGCCGCCCGCGAAGACATCGGGGTAGACCGCGGTCATGACCTGCGTCATCGCGGCACCGGCGGACAGACCGGTGACGAAGACACGGCCGCCGTCGATGGAGTGGTCCGCCTTCATCTTGTCCACCATCTGCTTGATGGACAGGGCCTCGCCCTGGCCCCGCGCCGTGTCTCCCGGCTCGAACCAATTGAAACAATTGGTTTGATTGTTGGAGCTCGATTGCTCGGGATAGACGACGTAGAACTTCAGATGCTCGGCGAGGGCGTTCCACCCCGCCTGGGTGTAGGCATTGGCCGTCTGGGTGCAGCCGTGCATGGCCACCACCAGGGGCGCATTGGCGGGCACGTTGGCGGGCACGTGCTTCCACATCTTCAGGTTGCCGGGGTTGCTTCCAAATCCCGTCACCTGGGTCAACGCGCTCGTTGCTTCTCCCAGGGAAGGTGACTCCTCCGAAGAGAACGTCCCTCCGCATCCGAGCAGCTCCAGCGCCAGCACCGCGCCCACGGCCCCCACGAAACGTCGCTTCGACATGTGTCCTCCAGTGCGTCCGGGAGCCTTTGCCTGTCACCCGTGTTTTTGGATCGAGTCTGCCGGTTCGAGCGTCTCGCGGAAGGTCTCCGCGGACAGGTATACCGACACGAGCGTGATGAGGGCGAGCCCCACCATGTAGAGCGACACGGACCAGGGCTCATTGCCGGTGGCTTGGAGCAGGGCGGTGGCCACCAGGGGGGACAGTCCCCCCGCGAACACGGAGGCGAGCTGGTAGCCGAGAGAGGCGCCGCTGTAGCGCACGCGGGTGCCAAACAACTCGGAGAAGAAGCTGGCCTGCGGCCCGTACATGGCGGCGTGGGCGACGATGCCCAGGGAAATGGCCAGCCAGATGGCCCCCGTCTGCTTCGTGTCGATGAGCCAGAAGAAGGGGAAGGCGAGCAGCGCGCACCCCACGGCGCCCCCGAGGTACACGGGACGGCGGCCGAGCACATCCGAGAGGGCTCCGAAGCTGGGAATGGCCACCAGGTGGATGCACGTGGCCACGAGCACGGCCTGGAGCATGGCCGAGCGCTCCATGCCAATGCTGGTGCCGTAAGCGAGCACGAACGTGGTGATGATGTAGAAGAAGCCGTTCTCCGCGAAGCGCGCCCCCATGGCCAGGAGGATCTGCTTGGGGTAGGTGCGCAGCACCTCGATGACGGGCAGCCCCCGGGGCTCGGGAGACTTCTGCTGGTGCGCGGCGCGGAAGGCCGGGGACTCGGCGACGCCCAGGCGGATGAAGATGCCAATGACGATGAGCAGCGCGCTGAAGAGGAAGGGGACGCGCCAACCCCAGGACAGGAACTGGTCCTCGGGCAGGCTGGAGAAGACGGAGAACACGGCGTTGGCGACGAGCAGGCCCGCGGGCGCGCCCATCTGCGGCCAGCTGCCGTAGAAGCCCCGGCGATGCTTGGGGGCGCTCTCCACCGCCATGAGCACCGCGCCGCCCCATTCTCCGCCCAGGCCAAAGCCCTGGAGGATGCGCAGGATCACCAGGAGGATGGGCGCCCAGACGCCCACGCTCGTGTAGGTGGGCAACAGCCCGATGGCGAACGTCGCCACGCCCATGATGAGCAGCGTGGCGCTCAGCATGGACTTGCGCCCGAGCTTGTCGCCGAAGTGGCCGAAGATGATGCCACCCAGCGGCCGCGCGATGAAGCCCACCGCGAACGTGCCGAACGCGGCGAGCGTGCCCATCAACGGATTGAACGAGGGAAAGAACAGGCGGTTGAAGACGAGCGCCGCCGCGGTCCCGTACAGGAAGAAGTCGTACCACTCGACCGCCGTGCCGATGAAGCTGGCGGCGGCCACCTTCCAGATGGCGGTGGAGGGCTCGGGGGTGGGGGGCGGAGAAGCGGATGGTGTCACGTCGTGTTCCCTCGGCGCGCCCAGGTAGGGCCTGGAGGCTTCTTAGTCGGCGCCGAGGGCAGCGTCTTGACCCATCTTGCCCGGACTACTCGATGGCGAGCGCGGGACGGTGGCTGCGCCCGATGCGCAGGACCAGCAGCGAGGCGGCGATGCAGATGAGGCCGGCCACGACCCAGGCTGGGGTGTAGCACGGCCCCAAGACGGTGGCGGAACCGGTGGTTCGCGAACGTCGCATCCGTTGAGTGCACCGCCAACGCGGAGGCCGCGCTGAATGGCGCTGCCGTCGAGATATATGCAGGTAATTCAAGCCATGCCCTCCCATAACGCGACGCGTTGGGCTGTCCGTGACGCAACCGGGCATTCGGGAAAGCGGGCGAAAAATGCCTGGGCCGTGAAAATGCTTTAACCCGAAAGATGGGGAGCCCGCCTCTCTACCCCGGCTTCACCCCCCATGGGCGCAATGACTCACGTCGCCCCATGTCTGACCAAGGCGGACTCATGCTTCATTTCAAACGTTCCAAGCGATTGCTTCGTGCCCCCTGTGCGGTCCTGTTCCTCACGAGCGCGTGCGCCCCGGCGGGCGGTCCGCCGGAGGACCAGGCCCTGGCACCGTCCGGCATGGCGGAGGCCGCGCAGCGCGTGTCCATCGCGGCGGCCGTGCTGTCGGCGGGCAAGCCCGCCTCGGCCAGCAGCAGCAATGCCCCCTACACGCCGAACAACCTCACCGACGGCAACGCGGGCTCCTATTGGGAGTCTGCCAACGGTGCGTTCCCCCAGTGGGCCCAGATCGACCTGGGCTCGGCCGCGACCGTCGAGGACATCGTCCTGCGGCTCCCGGCGGGCTGGGAAACGCGCCAGCAGGGCCTGACCGTCCAGTCCTCCTCTGACGGCGCCTCGTTCACCACCCTCAAGGCCAACGCGGCCTACACGTTCAATCCGTCCACGGGCAACACCGTGACGATCGACGTTCCGGACACCTCCGCGCGGTTCGTGCGCGTGACCCTCACGTCCAACACGGGCTGGGGGGCGGGCCAGCTCTCTGAGTTCGAGGTGCGCGGCACCACCAGCAACCCTCCGACGGATCCGCCGCCGAATCCGCCCACCGGCAGCAACCTGGCCGTGGGCAAGCCCATCGTGGGCTCCTCGACGGAATGGACGTACGTGGCCACCAACGCCAATGACGGCAACGCCGACACGTACTGGGAGGGCGCGGGCGGCCAGTATCCGAGCCACCTGACGGTCTCGCTCGGCACGAACGTCGACCTCACGGG from Stigmatella aurantiaca encodes the following:
- a CDS encoding extracellular catalytic domain type 1 short-chain-length polyhydroxyalkanoate depolymerase codes for the protein MSKRRFVGAVGAVLALELLGCGGTFSSEESPSLGEATSALTQVTGFGSNPGNLKMWKHVPANVPANAPLVVAMHGCTQTANAYTQAGWNALAEHLKFYVVYPEQSSSNNQTNCFNWFEPGDTARGQGEALSIKQMVDKMKADHSIDGGRVFVTGLSAGAAMTQVMTAVYPDVFAGGAVMAGIPYKCATSMTSGFSCMSPGSDKTPAQWASLVRGAYSGYSGPYPKMSFWHGTSDYTVKNSNQNEGMEQWTAVHGIDQTPDVSDTVEGYPHKVYKDSAGTALVETYDLTGMGHGTAIDPAVKFPGTTAACGTAGAYVLDTNICSTWYVARFFGLDNTNSDTVAPTVSLTSPAPGANVSGTVRLTASATDNVGVTQVQFFVDGAPVGTDTTLPYEATWNSAAAANGTHAIVARAFDAAGNSTASSTVSVTVSGGVSDTTAPTVALTSPSSGATLFGSVNLTATASDNIGVSRVDFLVDGTVVGQGTPSGSTYTLTWNTAAVSAGTHTVGARAFDAAGNSAQSASVSVTVNAAAERFSETFSQNGPDNPGWNLGEWALDSSDQTGTSSSKSLAGSAVPAFNTVTRTASVTVKLTSSSRLTYWRKLDLSGANTSASVSFQVVVNDGTDTVVDSVTKGLGTVTESAWTQRANLDLSAYANKTVTLKFIVSAKDLSSTVSRAKAWVDGIRVEP
- a CDS encoding oxidoreductase, with amino-acid sequence MDTRTALIAGASGLVGGHLLNVLLENPLYQQVYSLGRRPLPRQHPQLIQQTVDFGRLDGTPLPAADDAFCCLGTTLKKAGSQEAFRAVDYDAVLNFAQAARKAGVRRFAVVTAMGANPRSRFFYNRVKGEVEEALEAQGFDSLIIAHPSLLLGERGEHRPGEKVATVVAHLLGPLLRPFASRPIEGRTVARALVALARQPPPGVQTVPSGALQQHGG
- a CDS encoding MFS transporter, whose translation is MTPSASPPPTPEPSTAIWKVAAASFIGTAVEWYDFFLYGTAAALVFNRLFFPSFNPLMGTLAAFGTFAVGFIARPLGGIIFGHFGDKLGRKSMLSATLLIMGVATFAIGLLPTYTSVGVWAPILLVILRILQGFGLGGEWGGAVLMAVESAPKHRRGFYGSWPQMGAPAGLLVANAVFSVFSSLPEDQFLSWGWRVPFLFSALLIVIGIFIRLGVAESPAFRAAHQQKSPEPRGLPVIEVLRTYPKQILLAMGARFAENGFFYIITTFVLAYGTSIGMERSAMLQAVLVATCIHLVAIPSFGALSDVLGRRPVYLGGAVGCALLAFPFFWLIDTKQTGAIWLAISLGIVAHAAMYGPQASFFSELFGTRVRYSGASLGYQLASVFAGGLSPLVATALLQATGNEPWSVSLYMVGLALITLVSVYLSAETFRETLEPADSIQKHG
- a CDS encoding PAS domain S-box protein, coding for MQRKTSPAPKAAPSPRRTPPRKAKPRLAEKLAATQHMLQALTQAHAEFIVWGEHRALLQRLLALALELTQSELGFISEVVSSPGNASSLRPHAIFPLDWTGALHGYRVSHPPTPDSPASASALFEAVLTADEPRWLEAPTRILVEGNPASSIPALSHFLVLPFAVADKPVGRVVLANRPGGYDAEIIEFLQPLLTTCGTLLHAWRNDEHHRRSEQALQVQQQQVKKLALVAARTHNAVIITNAAGVIEWVNEGFTRITGYTLEDAVNREPGELLYGPDTDPAVTGAIRQALLRGEGSTAEMLNYRKDGQPYWNHADIQPVRDEHGRLVQFVSIENDVSARRHLEQQLARSEERLRLALESTEDGLWDLDLTTGHLTVSPRWMSMLGVGDDGSGETTYRHWREHLCHPEDLAEAERRMAEHLTGRTPMYEFEHRMRHRDGREIWVLSRGKAVSYTSDGQPLRVVGTNSNITSRKQAEERLRAFIRAIPDMIFRMKADGTLMDFKPATNVSAALPPDEFIGHKVYELPALKNIFEPTRLAIAQLLQGSPLEIYEYPMETAEGLLYFEARLVHSGVDEVTSIVRNITERKIAEEHQRRQSERLSEQVSHITRELEARQAQLIQSEKLASLGQMAASIAHELNNPVGYVSSNVSTLASYAALSRRLLELYQEVEKALGTPPPAPVARLLEEILTLREQEHLGEHLMDLDEVLADTREGLARIREFVLNLKTFVREESDVPQLADINKGLRMTLRMLRHEFKDRCDVICDFAPLPLLRCFPTQLNQVFMNLLLNAVQAIEQRGQIYVTVQQEETDIVVRIRDTGRGMDAKTRARIFTPFFTTKPAGQGTGLGLTICDTIIRRHQGRIEVQSEPGQGTTFTVRLPLFDDEDEEPLH